AGTGGGGATTATTATAAGATCCAAAGAAATGAGGCCACAGCCTCTCACTCAAACAGGAATGAGGTCTGGAATGTCATCCAGGCACACGGTGGCTGTAGTGTCCCAACATCAATCATTCTTGGACACCCACCATTCTTGGATCAACTTCTTATTCTCCCTGCTTCTTCCTACCCTCCCATGACCTGCCATGGTATCTACTTTCTCAAggtctttgcatatttttttctttaattttatttatttattgagatagaacaagtggggaaagggcggaggggtggggacagaggatctgaagcacgTTCCGTGCCAACATCAGagagtttgatgtggggctcaaactcacgaaccatgagatcatgagatcatgagatcataacccgagtcgaagttggacactcagctgactgagacacccaggtgccacaagtTCTTTGCATATTCTGTGACTTCTGCTTAATTCTGAATCCCGGTTCATCATGACTTATGCGTCTCATTCAGAATCCCTATGGGAAAAGATAGGTTTAGGGCATTTGGTCACCACCTAGTACTGGGTGGCATTGTTGCAAAGCTGTGGGGCAGACTCCCTTGTTCCTGGCTGCCCTGGTCCAGTCACTTGAGAGTGAATATTTAGAAACATATGCATCAACTTGACATTGCTGTGACATCCAAAGAAGTGTGATTGATGAATTTGTCTCTCTGAAGAGGATAGACCAGCATGGGTGTTCTGAGCTGTATGTGACACGAGCTGTGTGATAGTTGTGCGTACGAGAACCAataggaaatttttaaagaaatggtaatAGATCATTTATCGTATATGGTTTGAGAGGCCCTGAGAAAGCTTCAGGAAAGGACTGTGACCCCAACTTCCAGAAGAGTCCTCAGCCACACAGCAGAACTGGGCCATCATGGGAGCTGCTGCCTCAGCCTCCACCGGAGAGCTGCCTATGGAATCAAGGCCCAGCTGTGGGTCGCAGAACCACCCCACCTTTGCCACCAGCCATATTACCAAAGCAGGTGTCTTGGGCGGATTCTGTCCCTGGGCCGGAGAATCCAAGAATGTGTCTGGATTTCCAGTCCCAGATGCAGAAGAAGGGCTGCTGGAGAAGGCTGGAATGGATGGCCAATGAATGCCACCGTGTCCATTCACAAACtccaggctctttttttttttttttgaacatttattcattttttgagagacagagagacagagcacgactggggcaggggcagagagagagggaaacacagaatccgaagcaggctccagggtctgagctgccagcacagagcctgatacagggcttgaactcatggggactgtgagatcttgacctgagccgaagtcagacgcctaactgactgagccacccaggtgcccccacaaactCCAGACTCTCGTGACAACAAGCCTGATGTCCTGCTCCCCACAACTGTCACATGCCCCTCAACCTCCGTGCATTTGCACATTCTGTTGCCATTACCTGAAATGGACTCCCCGCATTCCTGCTACCCAaaatcttattcattcattcaaccctTGCTGGGGACACCAAGTTGAATATGGCCAAGTCCCTGCTTCCAAGAACCTCATCACCTGGTTAGGGagatagaaatgtaaattaacCTGCCTTTCCAGAATGCTCCCTTTCTGTGCTGTAAAACACTTTACACTGTGAAAGGGAGTCAAGGACCAGGTTTAAGCACTCAGCTCTGGGGTCAgatttgccagctgtgtgacttagGAGAAGTTGATTACCCTCTCTTAGCCTCACTTTCCCCATGTGTGGAATGGCCTTAATAACAGAGCCTGCCTCACTGGGCTCGTTCTGACTATTTCAGGAGATGTTGCATGGGCAGGACTGCGTCCAGGAGGCACATGACATCTATCAAACGCAATGTCCTTTCCCATCCTTCAAAGCCTGATCATATGTCTCATCCCAGTCCTCATGAGCCTTCCCCAAGCCTCCTGTGAGAAATGAGTCACCTcaaccctctctcttcctcttactAGCATTTTCCTCCACGGGACACACCTCTGGGATATCAGAAATGCTGGGAggactgtgtgtatatatttgctgaccttttaaaaaaattaaaaaaaaaaaaacaggagtggCCTTAGtcaaatattaaacaataaagcctatttttaaatttaattaaaattttttttaacgtttatttatttttgagagagagacagagtgcaagcgggggaggggcagagagagggagacagagaatccgaagcgggctccaggctccgagccgtcagcacagacccccacacagggctcgaactcaggaacagtgagatcatgagctgagcccaagttggacgcctaactgactgagccacccaggcgtgcccccttttgttttttttttaatttttaaatgtttatttatttttgagagagagaaaaagaagactgtttTTAATGAAGTAAGAATCAAAAGTCAGTGAAAAAGTGGCAGTTTTCTGAACCCTCCCATGCAGTGCGTCTGGCGTTTCAGTACCTGAGCTTGGAGCCCTGGGTTATTTTCCTTcaccttcccctctgcctggcacaAGGTGAGAACCCATGGAGGTgtgtaataaattaataataaatgaatttgtgtTTGTTCTGACACATACAGCAGATTTTCCAAGGGCGAAGTTCTGAGGCTTGTACCTTGTACTCTTTGGAGGAAATGAGCTATGGAAACCGATTATCGGCTGGAAAAACAGTAAAAGCGAAGCATCATTTACTCCGTGTAGTGGGGTGAATCGTGGCCCACTGTGAGATCATCGAAAACAGGTATATATTGGTCTCTGAGCCTGGTTCTTGGCACAGAGCTCCTTAAACCCTCGTAATTTCCTAGGTGATAAGAGCACTAAGAGTATCTTTTGCTCTAATGAGATGActggggtgggggctcctggatggctccagGATTGGGGGCAGTCACCAGagagaccaagccatgattagaagcttggaattttcagcacccctgccccttcttttcttttttaattttttttatgtttgtttatttttgagagagacgaggtatgggtggggaggggcagagagaggaggagacacagactctgaagcaggctccaggcaacacagagcctgatggggggctcgaactcacaaaccgtgcgatcatgacctgagctgaagtcggccgcttaaccgactgagccacacaaatGTCACTCTGTTAATATTTCTCCTATTTCATAGATTAGAGGGGAGATTGAAGCAAAGTGAGATAAAGAGGTTTATACCAAAATGGTGGCCACTTTGCTGTCTCTGCATGCCTGAGCCTCCCCCTTCTTCCCGAGAAGTGCTGGGACTTTCCTTGAGGGGTACCCCTCCTATAGTCCCCGTGGGTTAGGCAGGGCTTACCCCACCTCCAACTGTAGTAGTCAGTGGGGGCCACAtgtaccatagactggatggttcaaccaacagaaatgtattttcccatagttctggaggctagagagtccaagatcaaggcactcaGGGTTCGGTTTCTGGTGCAAGCTCTTCTCCTGGCCTAGCCTACAGATGGTCACcgtcttgctgtgtcctcaccagGCCTCTCtttggtgtgtatgtgcatgGAGAGAGaccccctatgttttcttatcATGACACCAgccctattggattagggctcacccttATAACCTCATTTCATCTTAATTACCACTGAAAAGCCATTTCCAAATACACTCACATTAAGGGTTAGGGCTTCagtatatgaattttgaggggacacaatttaGTCTATAGAACCAGCCCAGACCAGGTTTATCAGCGCATTCTCTAACTtagtcacttttatttattttttttaaattgtttttggggaggtgtctgggtggctcagtcggttaagcatccgactcttgatttcagctcaggtcatgatcccacggtttgggagttcaagccctgcatctggctctgagctgatggtgtggagtctgcttgggattctttgtctccctctctctctgcccctcccctgctcactctctctctctctcaaaataaataaataaacatttaaaaataaataggcacctgggtggctcatttggttaagcatcagacttcagctcaggtcatgatctcacggttcctgagtttgaggcccatatccggctctctgctgtcagtgtggaattAGCTTTGAaaactctgtccccctctctctgcctctcctctgcatGTGTGCGTTTGTGCTCTCtccataagcattaaaaattctttttaaataagaataaaaataaataaatttttaagtgttttttaaatttatttttgagagagagagagagcacacgagttggggaggggcatagagagagaaggagacatggaatccaaagcaggctccaggctcccagctgtcagcacagagcccaatgcgggggccCGAactgaaccgcgagatcacgacctgatctgaagccagacacttaatcgactgagccacccaggcgtcccatacatatatatatatatatatatatatatattttttttttttttaaataaattcaaccctcaatgtggagcttgaactcgggattccaagatcaagaatcgcatggtctaccaactgagccagccaggcactcctaacATGGTCACTTTTAGCATATATCTCAAGTCTATCTCGAGGCATGGCCTTTGCTACAATTTCCAGGCAAGCacagttctctcttcctctatgaCGAGTTTAATGTGAAGATAACGTGAGGGGAGAGCCACTGCAGGAGATGGAGGAGGCCTGGCAGAGAGTGCCCCAGCTTAGAAAAAAGCAGAGTCAAGAATAGGATGGAGAGTGTCTGGATCGAACTGTACTGAAGCAGGATCTCCTGGGTATCTCACTTAACATGACacaataagttattttttaaattttatttttttactttacatccaagttagttagcatatagtgcaacaatgatttcagtagattccttagtgccccttacccatttagcccatcccccctcctacaacccctcccgtaaccctcagtttgttctccatatttaagagtctcttctgttttgtccccctccctgtttttatattacttttgtttcccttcccttatgttcatctgttttgtctcttaaagtcctcatatgactaaaatcatatatttgtctttggctgactaatttcgtttagcataataccctccagttccatccacgtagttgcaaatggcaagatttcattcttttttgattgctgagtaatactccattgtatatatgtatcacatctttatccattcatccatcgatggacatttggtctctttccatgctttggctattgtggatagtgctgctataaacacacaAGAAGTTATTTTTTAGCTATGTTTCTGTCACTCGCAGCCCAAAGAACCCAGACTACTAGACGAGGGTCCAGTGGCTAAGAGTAGTAGAGATGGGATCTGAAAGCAGGTCTCCTCAGCTCTAAGAGGCTCAATCCAGGATTTCCTGAGAAGCATCTTGGTGCTTAACTCAGGAGCCATCCTCTTTGTGCTGAGTCCCAGATGGCAGCTGAGTtctgacatttttaaagcattccaCCTTTGCTCTCTTTAAATGGCattgggggcagggaaggtgcaacataagtaaataaagataatgatttaaataaatccaGGTTAGCTAAAGAAATCCCGATTATTTCAGGGAGTGCTCCCcgttatgaaacaaaacaaagcttctCAGGGACCGAGGCCCCAGCGTATGTCCCGACAACACAGACAACTCCCAGTAAGTAGGTGGAGAAGGGGCTTCTTGGTCAACCTCCTGGAGTCTTGCCCCCTGGCTTCTCTGGAGCTGGATGCTGGTGTTCAAGGCACAGCTCTGCTaaagctgtgtgaccctgggcaagggGCTGAACCTGcctgtgtctcaatttcctcctctgaaCAATGGGGAAAATCATAGCGGACGTTTCATAGCATTGACAGGAGGTGGGAGCGTGTGTAAAAGGATTAGCCCAATACCGGCCCACAGTGAGTCTTCTGTAAAAGCTGCTATTGTGATTCCCAAGGCTGGCTCCTCCTGGTTCAGATCTCAGACCAAATGTCAGCCGACCGCGAGAGCTTCCATCTTTTAGAGGGCaaaccccccgcccccgcccccgcccttctCACTCCGTCGCGCAGTGTTATTTCCTTCAGAGCATTTTCTGCTATGGAATcctttctcttttggtttccttttttaagaaagGCTGTAGGCTTTACGGAGGGCAGGGACCTTGTAGATTGCTATTGCCCCAGCTCCTGGCCTactgcctggcacgtagtaggtactcagtaaatattggttgaataagGGACTGCAGCACAGTGGCAGCGGCCGCTTCCGTGCCCAAGCCTGCCACGCCACCAGCGCCACGACTTgcttggctggggggtggggaggcacacCCTGGGTGTGAgtcctcttctcctccttttcaACTTCCCAGTGTAACTTTATGTGAGCACAACTCCAGAAGCTCCCAGGACAAGGCCACCGCCCCGGAATCAGGGCCTTCCCAGTTCTGCCTTCGGGGAGGGGAACGGGGGTGGCCCGCGGGAAGTCAGTTACCAGCGCCTCCTGAAGTCCCTCCCGCCGCCCCGCGTCGCTCTAAGGcggaggccggggagggggccgCGCCGCCCGCCCGCTCTGCGCTCGGCTCCAGACTTCGGCATTTCCTCCCCGCTAGCTGGCGCGGACTCGCCTCCCCTCGGAAGAGGAAACTCCTGGGGCCGAGTAACGGGAACAAGAGCGGAGGAGAGCGGGCACGAGCGCGGAGGGGGAGCCCGCGAGTGCCGCCCAGGGTAGGAGACGAGCCGGGCCGGGTCGGAAGCTGGCCGCGGGCGGCGcgccgggcggggcggggagggccgCCGGGCGGGACGGAGCTCGCAGCCGGCGCAGGGCGCGGCCCGGGGCCCGGGAGCGCAGGGCGGGCCGCAGCTGGAAGGAAAACTTGAGCTGGGAGAGGAGGCCGAGCTGGAGGGAGCCTTCCCCGGACCCTGCGAGGGGGGAGCCGCCGCGGAGGCGAAGGAGACCGGGACCGCGGGGCTGCCGGGGCGCTGCCCGCATGCTGGGCCGGGGGCGCCGCCGGGGCTCGCGCCCTGGGCTGCAGGGCCGCCGCTGTCCCGGGCACCCGGTATGTCGGTGCACTACACCCTCAATCTGCGCGTCTTTTGGCCCCTGGTGACCGGCCTGTGCACTGCCCTTGTGTGCCTCTACCATGTCCTCCGGGGAAGCGGGGACGACCGGGCTGAGCCCCCCGACGGTGCGGACGGCGGCTTCCCGCTGCTCAAGGTGGCCGTCCTGCTCCTCCTTGGCTACATCCTCCTGCGCTGTCGCCACGCCGTCCGGCAGCGCTTCCTGCCAGGGGCTCCCCGCCTGGGGAGACACTCCACCTTCTCTCCTAGACACTTCCGAGAGCCGAGCCTTGGCATCTTGCTGGAGAGTTACTACGAGCACGAGGTGCGCCTCTCTCCGCACGTGCTGGGCCACAGCAAGGCGCACGTGAGCCGGATCGTGGGCGAGCTGGTGCGGGCTGGCCGCGCCCGGGGGTCCCCGGGCCCCATCCCCGGCGGGGCGCTGGCGTTGGCCTTCCGCGGAGACTTCATCCAGGTGGGCAGCGCCTACGAGCAGCATAAAATCCGTCGGCCCGACGGCTTCGATGTGCTGGTGCCACTGCGCCTCCCGCCGCTGGTGGCGCTGGAGCCTCGGAGCCTGGGCGCCGAGCCCGCGCTGGCCCCAGCCTTCCACGGCTGTTTCGTGTGCGCGCTCAAGGCGCCGCCGGGGGCCTCCGGGGGCCACTGGCTCCGGGACTGCAAACCCTTTGCCGACGGCTTCTGCGTGGACGTGCTCGGGCGGCGTCACCTCTCCGCCACTATGGTGCTTCGCTGGTTCCAGTCGCACCTGCAGCGTTCCCTGGCCACCGTGCGCTACAGCCTGGAGGGGCGTTGTCGGGTCAGCCTGACCCCCGGCGGCCTGGAGCAGCCTCCTACCCTGCACATCCTGCCGTGCCGCACGGATTACGGCTGCTGCCGCCTTTCCATGGCAGTGCGTCTCATCCCCGCTGTGCATTTGGGCGATGGCGTTTTCCTCGTGGCACCACCGCCGCCACCCTCACCTGTTGGGCCCCTGTCGGAGCTCCCGGGAGGCCTGCGCACGGATGCACTGTGGGGTGTGAATACAGCACGTCAGGAGCAGAAGCTGCTGAGCTGGCTGCAGGAACGGGCCCCTCCAGGTGCCTGCTACCTCAAGTGCCTGCAGTTGCTTAAAGCTCTGCGAGACCTGGGCGCCCGCGGGCTGGACCCGGCGGCCGCCACCCAGTGGGGACGCATTCTGTCCTCGTACATGCTCAAGACAGTGCTGCTGGCGGTGCTGCTGCGTGAGGGGGCTCCGGTTCAAGGCTGGGACGAGGCACACCTGGGTGAGCGGTTGGAAGAATTAGTGCAGTTCCTTAGGGACTGCCTGCTGCGACGCCATACGCTCTTCCACTGCGTCCTGGGCCCTGGTGGGGCCGCTGCCGAGGTGGGCCCACTGCCCAAGGTTCTGCGTGAAGCTGCCCCGGTTGACCTCCTGGCCGCGTTCGACAGACATGCCCGGGAACTCGCGGCTGCGAGGTTGCTGTCCACGTGGCGAAGGCTGCCCCAGCTTCTCCGGGTCTATGGGGGTCCTCGCTACCttgccaggtgccccccaccccggagTCAGCGCACCCAGGGCTTCCCTGAAGATGAACCATAAACCTTGACAGCGCCTCCACCTGGCCAAAAGCTCCTaaagcctctccccaccccccacccccccatgggggtggggatggcaaCGAAGCCAGTTTATCGCAAGGAAATGAGCTGCCACAGGTGTTGGAAAATTCAGAAGGTGACATTTGGTGACTTATTATGTCACCCCTGGCTCCAAAGCCAGTATAGTTATGGCATCTTTTTCACACCCACCGTAGTGTCCGGAGCAAGCTACAGAAAGACATCCAACCCCAGCAGCTAAGAGTTGGTCCAAATGTTGATTTGTGTGAAATGATTCTGTAGAAGGATCCAGCTTTTAGGGAAGTCCAGTAAAGGAAGCAAGAAATAGCTGCAGAGAAAGTTTCCGCTGTCGTTTTTTGAGACACAGATCTCTGGCCCCCAGATTTAAAGAAGCTAATGTTTTTTTGATGTAACTACTTGCTAGGTCCTGGATTCCTGATGGTCTTCCTAAAAATCGGAATCTTTACAACTGGAATTGAAGTTCTATTCTAGGGGCTAATGTTCTGAGGAACACAGGTTCCACCGCTCAAACTAATATTCacgtattttttaaatggtggaaTCACGGGTGTCTGACAGGATTGCAAAGAATGAAGT
This sequence is a window from Prionailurus viverrinus isolate Anna chromosome E3, UM_Priviv_1.0, whole genome shotgun sequence. Protein-coding genes within it:
- the ITPRIPL2 gene encoding inositol 1,4,5-trisphosphate receptor-interacting protein-like 2, which produces MSVHYTLNLRVFWPLVTGLCTALVCLYHVLRGSGDDRAEPPDGADGGFPLLKVAVLLLLGYILLRCRHAVRQRFLPGAPRLGRHSTFSPRHFREPSLGILLESYYEHEVRLSPHVLGHSKAHVSRIVGELVRAGRARGSPGPIPGGALALAFRGDFIQVGSAYEQHKIRRPDGFDVLVPLRLPPLVALEPRSLGAEPALAPAFHGCFVCALKAPPGASGGHWLRDCKPFADGFCVDVLGRRHLSATMVLRWFQSHLQRSLATVRYSLEGRCRVSLTPGGLEQPPTLHILPCRTDYGCCRLSMAVRLIPAVHLGDGVFLVAPPPPPSPVGPLSELPGGLRTDALWGVNTARQEQKLLSWLQERAPPGACYLKCLQLLKALRDLGARGLDPAAATQWGRILSSYMLKTVLLAVLLREGAPVQGWDEAHLGERLEELVQFLRDCLLRRHTLFHCVLGPGGAAAEVGPLPKVLREAAPVDLLAAFDRHARELAAARLLSTWRRLPQLLRVYGGPRYLARCPPPRSQRTQGFPEDEP